From Calothrix sp. PCC 6303, a single genomic window includes:
- a CDS encoding IS4 family transposase — MAKKRPARTGNPDLRQQKHVPTPSIEEIEKQIFSLLSPANFKPLKSYEHKKEQEAEQKKKWRDRILTLPVMMAIVVSLVYRQIPGLREVIRVISQEGLLWVEPMLVSTQALSKRLRTLPIELFAEIFEQVMARISVQPRNQVVPENWKPVCAEFTAIWIADGSTLEALRRKLKALKGQQKTLAGKIMMVVEAFNHHPVTTWYTNNSKANDKTWCDKLLERLPIGGLLIFDLGFFKFPWFDAFTSSDKFFLTRLREKTSYKVIRCLTNAPFYRDEIIDMGEYRSNPCQRPVRLVSVLWGSTWYYYLTNVLDPQKLSAQQVCELYRRRWRVEDAFLLTKRLLGLAYIWVGDTNGVQIQIFATWIFYAVLNQLCIDVAVALNQPLDLISTEMVFRSLYHFSAAVLRGEAADVVSYLVERHKLFGLVKYRRKRHREIDAYTQQIWALSS; from the coding sequence ATGGCAAAAAAAAGACCAGCTAGAACAGGAAACCCCGATCTGCGTCAACAAAAACATGTGCCAACACCATCCATTGAAGAAATCGAGAAACAGATATTTTCATTGCTATCGCCTGCAAACTTCAAACCCCTAAAATCCTATGAACATAAAAAGGAACAAGAGGCAGAACAAAAGAAAAAATGGCGAGACAGAATATTGACTCTGCCAGTGATGATGGCGATAGTAGTGAGTCTAGTGTATCGGCAAATTCCAGGATTAAGAGAAGTAATTAGAGTCATCTCACAAGAGGGATTGTTATGGGTGGAGCCGATGCTGGTGAGTACTCAAGCATTGTCAAAACGATTACGAACACTGCCAATAGAACTGTTTGCAGAAATATTTGAGCAAGTAATGGCGAGAATTAGTGTACAACCCAGAAATCAGGTAGTACCAGAGAATTGGAAGCCAGTATGTGCAGAGTTCACAGCCATCTGGATTGCAGATGGGTCAACACTCGAAGCACTCAGAAGAAAACTCAAAGCACTCAAAGGACAACAAAAAACACTGGCGGGGAAAATCATGATGGTGGTAGAGGCGTTTAACCATCATCCAGTGACAACCTGGTATACAAACAACAGTAAAGCTAATGATAAAACTTGGTGTGACAAATTACTTGAGCGTTTACCAATTGGTGGATTGCTAATTTTTGATTTAGGGTTTTTTAAATTCCCTTGGTTCGATGCATTTACATCATCTGATAAGTTTTTCTTGACACGACTACGAGAAAAAACTTCTTACAAGGTGATTCGTTGTTTGACCAATGCCCCATTCTACCGTGATGAAATTATTGACATGGGAGAATACCGTTCTAACCCTTGTCAGCGTCCAGTTCGCTTAGTTTCTGTGTTGTGGGGTTCAACTTGGTACTACTACCTGACAAATGTACTTGACCCCCAAAAGTTGTCTGCACAGCAGGTCTGTGAATTATATCGCAGGCGTTGGCGTGTTGAAGACGCATTTTTGCTCACAAAACGACTTTTGGGTTTGGCTTATATTTGGGTTGGCGATACCAACGGCGTACAAATCCAAATTTTTGCCACTTGGATTTTTTATGCTGTTCTCAATCAATTGTGTATTGATGTGGCTGTGGCTTTGAATCAACCATTAGACCTTATTTCTACTGAAATGGTTTTTCGTAGTTTATACCATTTCTCTGCTGCTGTTCTCCGTGGTGAGGCGGCTGACGTTGTGAGCTATCTTGTGGAACGTCACAAGCTGTTTGGATTAGTCAAATACAGGCGTAAGCGCCATCGAGAGATTGACGCTTACACCCAACAAATTTGGGCTTTATCTTCTTAA
- the hypB gene encoding hydrogenase nickel incorporation protein HypB, with amino-acid sequence MCVTCGCSDDAEVTVTNLENGKVELVESHDHLHHHHHHNQHSHTHTLADGTVVTHTHEQQTLAATAIHSHNQTISLEQNILAKNNLIAAQNRGWFKGRNILAINLMSSPGSGKTTLLTRTINDLKSQLTISVIEGDQETTNDAKKIQDTGCKVVQINTGAGCHLDAEMIDQGLQQLNPPLDSVVMIENVGNLVCPALFDLGENSKVVILSVTEGEDKPIKYPQMFRNSQVMILTKIDLLPYINFDVQKCIEYALQVNPQIQIFKLSATTGEGLDSWYKWISDNY; translated from the coding sequence ATGTGTGTAACTTGCGGTTGTTCAGATGATGCAGAAGTCACAGTTACTAATTTGGAAAATGGAAAAGTAGAATTAGTTGAATCTCATGATCATTTACACCATCACCATCATCACAATCAACATTCACACACTCATACTTTAGCAGATGGGACTGTAGTAACTCATACACATGAACAGCAAACTTTAGCAGCAACTGCAATTCATTCACACAATCAAACTATATCTTTAGAACAAAATATTTTAGCTAAAAATAACTTAATAGCTGCTCAAAATCGTGGTTGGTTTAAAGGTAGAAACATTTTAGCCATCAATTTAATGAGTTCTCCAGGTTCTGGTAAAACAACTTTATTGACCCGAACTATTAATGATTTAAAAAGCCAGCTAACTATTAGTGTAATTGAAGGCGATCAAGAAACAACTAATGATGCTAAAAAAATTCAAGATACAGGTTGTAAAGTTGTCCAAATTAATACTGGTGCAGGTTGTCATTTAGATGCAGAAATGATTGATCAGGGTTTGCAACAGCTAAACCCTCCATTAGATTCTGTTGTGATGATAGAAAACGTTGGAAATCTTGTTTGCCCAGCTTTGTTTGATTTGGGAGAAAACTCGAAAGTTGTGATTCTTTCAGTGACAGAAGGAGAAGACAAACCAATCAAATATCCACAGATGTTTCGTAATAGCCAAGTTATGATTTTGACAAAAATCGATCTATTACCTTACATTAATTTTGACGTACAAAAATGTATTGAATATGCATTACAAGTCAATCCTCAAATCCAAATTTTTAAACTATCTGCGACGACAGGTGAAGGGTTAGATAGTTGGTATAAATGGATATCTGATAATTATTAA
- a CDS encoding DOMON-like domain-containing protein, with the protein MNQQAFSLLPFKLQQIQDLGLNLKIIGNIARNRNKLVINYQVIGDIAEVIIPQGNNLPIRQNELWEETCFELFLGIKDSPGYWEFNLSPNGNWNIYRFDDYRQGMREENTIKFLPFRFDQKADTLLLTLEFDLESLISINDLLDVSITSVIKFKDETLSYWAISHSAQVADFHQRDSFAIQL; encoded by the coding sequence ATGAATCAGCAAGCTTTTTCTCTACTACCATTTAAACTACAGCAAATCCAAGATTTAGGATTGAATCTAAAAATTATCGGAAATATTGCGCGAAATCGCAATAAGTTGGTAATTAACTATCAAGTTATTGGTGATATAGCAGAAGTTATCATACCTCAAGGCAATAATTTACCAATTCGTCAAAATGAACTTTGGGAAGAAACATGTTTTGAGTTGTTTTTAGGAATTAAAGATTCTCCTGGGTACTGGGAATTTAATCTTTCTCCAAATGGTAATTGGAATATTTATAGATTTGACGACTATCGTCAAGGAATGAGAGAGGAAAACACTATCAAATTTCTCCCATTTAGGTTTGATCAAAAAGCCGATACTTTATTATTAACCTTAGAATTTGATTTGGAATCGCTGATTTCTATAAATGATTTATTAGATGTTTCTATCACCAGTGTAATTAAATTTAAAGATGAAACCCTGAGTTATTGGGCAATAAGTCATTCTGCTCAAGTAGCTGATTTTCATCAACGAGATAGCTTTGCTATTCAATTATAG
- a CDS encoding phosphotransferase enzyme family protein, which yields MNNLTKIAKEFQLYGSVIDVQEFGNGNINGTYLVTLDVSENKHFILQRINTQVFHQPELVMQNMNVFTQHIDQKVKKYPFANNRRWEIPLVLKTQEQQDYIIDSNGSFWRAISFIEGATTFDTVQDNQHGNEVGYVLGMFHNLISDLPCEQLADTLPGFHITPRYLENYHQVLQLHNPKNPSTDVKYCLDFVRDRVNWAHVLENGKSQGQLCLRPTHGDPKVNNIMIDNVTGEGISIIDLDTVKPGLIHYDIGDCLRSSCNSLGEETQTWENVVFDTDICQTVLQGYLGVAKNFLTDADYKYIYDGIRLIAFELGLRFFTDHLAGDIYFKTKYPEHNLARALVQFKLTESIESQEVSICNIIHELR from the coding sequence TTGAATAATCTAACTAAAATTGCCAAGGAATTTCAACTATATGGTTCCGTGATTGATGTCCAAGAATTTGGGAATGGAAATATTAACGGTACCTATTTAGTCACCTTGGATGTTTCTGAAAACAAGCATTTTATTCTCCAGCGAATCAATACTCAAGTTTTTCATCAACCAGAGTTAGTGATGCAGAACATGAATGTTTTTACCCAGCATATTGATCAAAAAGTCAAAAAATATCCTTTTGCTAATAACCGTCGCTGGGAAATCCCCCTGGTATTGAAGACACAGGAACAGCAGGACTACATAATTGATTCTAACGGTTCATTTTGGCGAGCGATTAGTTTTATTGAAGGTGCGACAACCTTTGATACAGTTCAGGATAATCAGCATGGGAATGAGGTGGGTTACGTTTTGGGAATGTTTCATAACCTGATTAGTGATTTACCCTGCGAACAATTGGCTGATACTTTACCAGGATTCCATATTACACCTAGATATTTAGAAAATTATCATCAGGTTTTGCAACTACATAACCCTAAAAATCCATCAACTGACGTAAAATACTGTTTAGACTTTGTACGCGATCGCGTAAACTGGGCGCATGTCTTAGAAAATGGCAAATCTCAAGGACAACTATGTTTGCGTCCAACCCACGGCGACCCCAAAGTCAATAATATCATGATTGATAATGTCACGGGGGAAGGCATTAGCATCATCGATTTGGATACAGTTAAGCCCGGTTTAATCCATTATGATATTGGTGATTGTCTTCGTTCTAGTTGCAATTCTCTAGGAGAAGAAACTCAAACCTGGGAGAATGTTGTTTTTGATACTGATATTTGTCAAACTGTACTCCAAGGTTATCTTGGTGTTGCCAAAAATTTTCTCACAGATGCTGATTACAAATATATATATGACGGTATTCGTTTGATTGCGTTTGAATTGGGACTACGATTTTTTACTGATCATTTAGCTGGTGATATCTATTTTAAAACTAAATATCCAGAACACAATTTAGCCAGAGCGTTAGTACAATTCAAACTTACCGAAAGTATTGAATCTCAGGAAGTTTCTATTTGTAACATCATCCACGAACTTCGATGA
- a CDS encoding murein hydrolase activator EnvC family protein yields the protein MKRLNIKRKQLFLGLVGVLSCAFYILMASLSTPTWGELPVENAPIETLRQQQKQVKQQKQQVIQERDRITNLQDAAQTRLNGLEQNLQTTENHIQDSETRLQQATTRLQQLQADLAVAESSYAARQNATVARLRFLQRSPTSLGWTVLLQSRSINDFLNRRQHLKQVYQADQKILQVLTAEANQIIQQKTGVEQVKNEIDLIRQQLLAQKSDYQTQAASQQELVLRLNSDRIALAAAENQLEQDSQSLTSLIQQKIAISQAREAAAKALGKKFTSGTGIFGFPSDASISSSFGWRIHPILGYRRFHSGIDFAGNYGSPIRAADSGTVIFAGWYGGYGRAVIIDHGKGISTLYGHSSELFVTEGQSIQRGQQIAAIGSSGLSTGPHLHFEVRRDGTPIDPAGFL from the coding sequence ATGAAACGCTTGAATATCAAAAGAAAGCAATTATTTTTAGGATTGGTTGGGGTTTTGAGTTGTGCTTTTTACATCTTGATGGCTTCTTTGTCAACACCAACATGGGGAGAATTACCAGTAGAGAATGCTCCAATTGAGACATTGCGGCAGCAACAAAAACAGGTAAAGCAGCAAAAACAACAAGTTATTCAAGAACGCGATCGCATAACCAATTTACAGGATGCAGCCCAAACTCGTCTTAATGGTTTAGAGCAAAATCTCCAAACCACAGAAAATCATATTCAAGATAGCGAAACTCGCCTTCAGCAAGCAACTACACGTCTTCAACAACTCCAAGCAGATTTGGCTGTGGCGGAAAGTTCCTATGCTGCAAGACAAAATGCTACAGTGGCGCGGTTACGCTTCCTGCAACGTTCTCCCACTAGTCTTGGTTGGACTGTTTTACTTCAAAGTCGCAGTATCAATGACTTTTTGAACCGTCGGCAACATTTGAAACAAGTTTACCAAGCAGATCAAAAAATTTTACAGGTATTGACAGCCGAAGCAAACCAAATTATTCAACAAAAAACTGGTGTTGAACAGGTAAAAAACGAAATCGATTTGATTCGGCAACAACTATTAGCCCAAAAAAGTGACTACCAAACCCAAGCCGCATCCCAGCAAGAACTAGTGCTGAGATTAAATAGCGATCGCATTGCCCTCGCAGCAGCCGAAAATCAACTAGAACAAGATTCCCAATCTTTAACCAGCCTGATTCAACAGAAAATAGCAATTTCCCAAGCCCGTGAAGCAGCAGCAAAAGCCCTAGGTAAAAAATTCACCAGCGGTACTGGTATCTTTGGCTTCCCTAGTGACGCTAGTATCAGTAGTTCCTTTGGCTGGCGAATCCATCCCATTCTCGGCTATCGTCGCTTTCATTCTGGAATCGACTTTGCAGGTAATTATGGTAGTCCCATTCGAGCGGCAGATTCGGGAACTGTGATTTTTGCTGGCTGGTACGGTGGTTATGGAAGAGCCGTAATTATCGATCATGGTAAAGGCATCAGCACCCTTTACGGACATAGTAGCGAACTATTTGTTACCGAAGGTCAGTCAATCCAACGTGGACAGCAAATCGCCGCCATCGGCTCCTCCGGATTATCCACAGGTCCCCATCTGCACTTTGAAGTCCGTCGGGATGGCACGCCAATTGACCCCGCAGGGTTTTTATAA